The Macrobrachium rosenbergii isolate ZJJX-2024 chromosome 8, ASM4041242v1, whole genome shotgun sequence genome includes a region encoding these proteins:
- the LOC136841179 gene encoding uncharacterized protein: protein MGEERKLIVTSPTPNISLPRHLTYPYHIPPHRHLTYPYHIPPPDTSPTPTISLPRHLTYPYHVPPPDTSPTPTISPPPPPTPHLPLPYPSPLHLTCPYHIPPPTAHLPLPYPFPNTSPAPTISLPRQLTCPYHIPPPDTSNDTSND from the coding sequence ATGGGAGAGGAGCGGAAACTTATTGTCACCTCACCTACCCCTAACATATCCCTCCCCCGACACCTCACCTACCCCTACCATATCCCTCCCCACCGACACCTCACCTACCCCTACCATATCCCTCCCCCTGACACCTCACCTACCCCTACCATATCCCTCCCCCGACACCTCACCTACCCCTACCATGTCCCTCCCCCCGACACCTCACCTACCCCTACCATatcgccacccccacccccgacaCCTCACCTGCCCCTACCATATCCCTCCCCCCTACACCTCACCTGCCCCTACCATATCCCTCCCCCGACAGCTCACCTACCCCTACCATATCCCTTCCCCAACACCTCACCTGCCCCTACCATATCCCTCCCACGACAACTCACCTGCCCCTACCATATCCCTCCCCCCGACACCTCAAATGACACTTCAAATGATTAA